A genomic window from Acinetobacter chinensis includes:
- a CDS encoding MarR family winged helix-turn-helix transcriptional regulator, with product MSKKYSKFLPSTDDFNLENFPFYWITQVHSQYVQNVDSVLKKYGVDNSRRRILIALASKPDASVSDLSEMVVSKMSTTTKIVYRLKDEGLVETYSCEDDARITRVLLTTKGKEMTDKINDLTSVVLEQSFDGLTPLQIEKMIDSLRQIFNNLAR from the coding sequence ATGTCCAAGAAGTATTCTAAGTTTCTACCATCCACAGACGACTTTAACCTTGAAAATTTTCCATTTTACTGGATCACTCAAGTGCACTCTCAATATGTGCAAAATGTTGACTCTGTTCTGAAAAAATATGGTGTCGACAACTCCCGTCGCCGTATTTTAATTGCTCTGGCGTCAAAACCCGATGCAAGTGTTTCAGATCTGTCTGAGATGGTGGTCTCTAAAATGTCCACTACCACTAAGATTGTCTATCGTCTCAAAGACGAGGGACTTGTAGAAACCTACTCCTGTGAGGATGATGCTCGGATTACCCGTGTACTACTCACAACAAAAGGAAAAGAAATGACAGACAAGATTAATGATTTAACCAGTGTCGTACTGGAGCAGTCATTTGATGGTCTGACTCCTCTTCAGATAGAAAAGATGATTGACAGTTTACGTCAGATTTTTAATAACCTGGCTCGCTGA
- a CDS encoding TerC family protein: MEFLMDPGIWIGLLTLIVLEIVLGIDNLVFIAILADKLPPEQRDKARVIGLSLALIMRLGLLFAISWLVTLTKPLISVFDWTFSGRDLILLFGGLFLVYKAVTELHEKMEGKPEVKVTSNVVYAGFTAVVAQIVILDAVFSLDSVITAIGMVDNIYVMMAAMIVAMVVMLIASKPLTTFVNRHPTVVILCLSFLLLIGISLIAEGFGFHIPKGYIYSGIGVAIVIEAFNQFSKRNVEKHESKIPLRHRTADSILRLMGGKVEDDYDVRAGEAQEAFADEERYMIGGVLTLAERSVASIMTPRNQISWVNLEDSPEQIREQVLAVPHSLFPVCRGSLDKVISIVRAKELLDVVDDSEGLKDLIKRQRPIYIFEKMKVIDAINTLRTSKGSLVMVSDEFGNVQGLISPLDVFEAIAGEFPDADEQLDLVRIDDETWKATGMLDIYQLELELGMLDLVEEDEGYISVAGLILEKTHGTVEVGTQLDFNGVHFEVTELDGNRIKTVIIKYR, translated from the coding sequence ATGGAATTCTTAATGGACCCTGGTATCTGGATTGGTCTTCTTACTCTTATTGTTCTTGAAATTGTACTGGGTATTGATAACTTAGTATTCATCGCTATTCTTGCTGATAAACTTCCACCTGAACAACGTGATAAAGCTCGGGTCATTGGCTTATCTTTAGCTTTGATCATGCGTCTGGGGCTGTTATTTGCAATTTCCTGGTTGGTTACATTAACCAAACCACTGATCTCCGTATTTGACTGGACTTTTTCCGGTCGGGATCTGATTCTCTTATTTGGTGGTCTGTTCCTGGTCTATAAGGCTGTAACTGAGTTACATGAAAAAATGGAAGGGAAGCCTGAAGTTAAAGTCACTAGTAATGTGGTTTATGCCGGTTTTACGGCAGTTGTTGCTCAGATTGTGATTCTTGATGCTGTCTTTTCACTGGACTCGGTGATTACAGCCATCGGTATGGTTGACAATATTTATGTCATGATGGCAGCGATGATCGTTGCAATGGTCGTGATGCTGATAGCTTCCAAACCATTAACGACATTTGTAAACCGACATCCAACAGTGGTTATTCTGTGTCTGAGTTTCCTGTTGCTGATTGGTATCAGTTTGATAGCCGAAGGTTTTGGTTTCCATATTCCTAAAGGATACATCTACTCAGGTATTGGTGTTGCCATTGTAATTGAGGCTTTCAACCAGTTCTCTAAACGCAATGTTGAAAAGCATGAATCTAAAATACCTTTACGTCACCGTACTGCAGATTCGATTCTGAGACTGATGGGTGGGAAGGTTGAAGATGATTATGACGTTCGCGCTGGAGAAGCTCAGGAAGCCTTTGCTGATGAAGAGCGTTATATGATTGGTGGTGTTCTGACACTGGCTGAGCGTTCTGTTGCATCTATTATGACCCCAAGAAACCAGATTTCATGGGTGAATCTGGAGGATTCTCCAGAGCAGATCCGTGAACAGGTACTGGCTGTTCCGCACAGTCTGTTTCCTGTCTGCAGAGGTAGTCTGGATAAGGTGATCAGTATTGTCCGTGCGAAAGAGTTGCTGGATGTGGTTGATGACAGTGAAGGCTTAAAAGATCTGATCAAACGACAGCGCCCGATCTACATTTTCGAAAAAATGAAAGTGATTGATGCGATTAACACTCTGAGAACCTCCAAAGGTTCATTGGTTATGGTCAGCGATGAGTTTGGTAATGTTCAGGGGCTTATATCGCCACTGGATGTGTTTGAAGCAATTGCAGGGGAATTCCCTGATGCTGACGAACAGCTGGACCTGGTCAGGATTGATGATGAAACCTGGAAAGCGACAGGCATGCTGGATATTTATCAGCTTGAGCTTGAACTGGGTATGCTGGATCTGGTTGAGGAAGATGAAGGTTATATCAGTGTGGCTGGATTGATCCTGGAAAAAACTCACGGCACTGTAGAAGTGGGCACACAGCTGGATTTTAATGGTGTACATTTTGAAGTGACGGAACTTGATGGAAACAGAATCAAGACTGTAATAATTAAATACCGTTAA